In Rhizorhabdus phycosphaerae, the genomic stretch TGTTGGCCAGCGGCTCGTGGCGACCCCACGGGGCGATATCGAAGACGGCGATCGCGATCTCTTTCTCGAACATCTGCGTCATGGCGTTGCGGAAGCCGTCGCCCGTTCGGTCCCGCTGATCATCGATCTGGCGGCTGTCGGCCATATGTCGGCATCCGTCCTGATGGCATTGACGATCGCGCGGAAGGATGCGGTCGCGGGTGGCATAAAGATCATCCTCGCGAGACC encodes the following:
- a CDS encoding STAS domain-containing protein produces the protein MEWTAATVGQRLVATPRGDIEDGDRDLFLEHLRHGVAEAVARSVPLIIDLAAVGHMSASVLMALTIARKDAVAGGIKIILARPGAALRKILEISRYQLIFDIIEDPNDGGE